The Phaseolus vulgaris cultivar G19833 chromosome 5, P. vulgaris v2.0, whole genome shotgun sequence genomic interval AATTACAAACACAAATTTAGCTTGAGATCCAGTTTCTTAGTGGAGTTTTAATGCTTGGTTATTCTTGATTAGCCcatggatttaccttctttttGACCGGGCAACTTGGAGCAAAAGAGCACTTGAAGTAAGCTCTTGGAGAAGGGTTATCCCTGGTCACCTTTTGTCCATATTTCCTCCATTGATACCCATCTTTCACAATCTGGAGACACGAAAAAATGATGAAAAGCCTGTCAAACTAATGCACAACAATCTTAATGGTTATGACTCAAATGAGTTTTATGCTCAGTTTTGCTGTTAAGAAAATCTTACCAGGCTTGTATCAGATGCTTCCGTCCTCACGTAAACTCTTGAAACTGTTGTCTTGATTTCCTCCTTTGGTTTCTTGCATGATTCTTCATCGGTTGAGCTGCTCTCAGAGTTTCCGTTGATGCCCATCGGAGTGCTATTATTGTTGCTGCTTTCAGACTTCCTTTTCTTGGATGAGCTGAGCTCTTTCTCAGGATTCTTCCTCATATATTCCATCAGATTGTTTCGCAAAGCGTTGTAGTTCTCACACATCTCCGTGAGCATTTCGCTCAATTTCTTGTTTTCTGCACTCACCCGCTTCAGCTCCTCCACCAAGGCACCAGAAGACTGAAATGGCAGCACACACATGATCATTATGCAGCTTTAAAAAGAGGAAAATAGCTTATATCTAGTTTCCTCACTGAACTAAATTATTAACAAGAGAATCGCTCAACCAAATGGTGCCACAGGGAGCAATATCGAAGctagaataatatatatagattGCTGACAGAAGAACACAAATTAAAGAAGTAGAATTGGCAGAACAAACCTGTTCTTTTACAGAAGATTTCTTCAGCCCCAGAGAGAAAAAATTATGTTCCACCTCCTTTTTCTGAAATGAACACACAGAGAAGAAAATTATTTCCCATATCAAACATTATTCTGAGGGGGGACAATTGACGAACATCTTCCACGCAATATCAAACATCATCGGAATGGATTGTTTAGACTTACGGGAAGTTCTTGATGAAGCCTGAGAGGAATAATATTGAGATCCAAGGAAGTGTTAATCCGTGATGAATAATCCATGACAGACAAATAACAAAGTCAAAGAAGAAGCAGATTCCCGGCAATAAGTACTCTTGTGTAAAGCTTCAATTGTTGGACGCAAAAGTCAAACTGTagctaaattttaaatttttttgaaatcaAACAATACCCAGATGAAGAGAATACAGAAGAAGGTGAAAGGTTGAAAATTGGTGAAGTTGGTAGTGAAGGAATTTGAGAGAGGGTTATATAAGAGGAAGAAAGGTAGAGCGCAAGTTGAAAGGAGCACAAGTTGAAGAAGGAAACTGAGAGGAAgcagagagaagaagaagacacacCAATCTATCCAGAGCTggcattttaattaattaattaattattattattattattattattatttcgaTTTCAACACGTCCTTATTATATACACTATACTCCTAAACAAGATAAGAAGAGCGTGTCACtccatttattattattttaataataataatttattattattattttattattattattattaaaaataacatgTTTGACGTGAGAAATATATGTCGGTGAAATTGTGAGTACATGGAATGgaattcaaatttcaaagtCAAGCCCGCCTTGAAAATTCTGcactaaatttatttatttatttatttttttacattttccaAATCTACCATAAATATCTATTTTATGatagttatttaaaatatttgattattggcattaaaaaaaaaaatggtgaaaaATGAAGTTTGACAGCGTGCGGTGGAGAGAAGTTCTATGTTGACCCGAAGTCGTCTTAATTTGTCCTGGTCATAGTTTGTTTGTGAGTGGGGTCCACTTTTTTATTTCTTGTCGCAGTTCCTATTTCAAACATTTTCCACGTTGCGTCATCTATCATTTCAATTATCGCACTTCAATCCGAATAAACTCattatactttatttattttttatataatataagtgTTGTGTTTTATATTGAATAGTGTTTTCAAACATTGAAGACTCATTCGAAATTTACTAAATGCaaaattagtaaaaataataagagtTATTTAGAAGatgttcttatttttcttaattagaatatttagtttaattataaacagttttttttagtcaaattgttattttgtttttctcccTTCCTCTTCCTTTATATATGAttataatgtatatttttaaattaattataatgtcCAATATTCAATTCATATTCACAATTAATACTCTCTTCTATTTATGAAAAGTAAATgagattttctttttcattaacTCGGTATTAATATTGTTTTGTTATCCATGATCTCACAACAACAAAtcaagtatttttatttttacgaTGATGCACTTAAATATGACTCATTGATAATATAGTTCATAACAAACTGTGTAAATAGGCTCATCAGACAAAACAAAGATACGTAATCAATACAATACTCATTACACATTAAATATTGAGCACTACTTGAACATCATAGTATCTCTTTTGCATATACAACTTTGACGGAGAGTCGAAGCTTGAGACTTCGGAAcatgaagaaaagaagaagtGAAAGACAACTAAAGAGAAGAAAGTAATTGTAAAATCGGATACCCTTACTATCTCAATCTCATATACAATAACAAATATCAATAAGAACGATTAATgattaaatgatttaaaaaaaagtattaaactTTTGTTTAAGATTGATTATTTCGAAAAATAGAGTTTCAACTTTTAATTTGTATACTACattctttcatttatttaaatgttaataAATCTTTCAAATCTTAAATGGTGCAAGTATTAATTGGCTAACTTTATCCTTTATGTCTCAAAATACATCTCTTTCTCGTAACAATTATTTAACAATGACTATAAAGATAGAAGAAAGATACTTCCATATGATAAAAAcgtaattttattaaaagaagCTGCATCAAACAAGCCAAACAAAAAAGTATTCAACTAAACATAGATAGGAGTAAAATAAGAGAATTACCATAAAATTTATTGAAGCTTTATGaatg includes:
- the LOC137836074 gene encoding probable WRKY transcription factor 40, which gives rise to MDYSSRINTSLDLNIIPLRLHQELPKKEVEHNFFSLGLKKSSVKEQSSGALVEELKRVSAENKKLSEMLTEMCENYNALRNNLMEYMRKNPEKELSSSKKRKSESSNNNSTPMGINGNSESSSTDEESCKKPKEEIKTTVSRVYVRTEASDTSLIVKDGYQWRKYGQKVTRDNPSPRAYFKCSFAPSCPVKKKVQRSVDDQSVLVATYEGEHNHPHPSQMEVTTGSNRGVAPCSGSLGSSAPTVTLDWTKSKSSSDSKNATPKIDAPEVPQVLVEQMATSLTKDPNFRAALVAAISGKMLHNN